The Nitrospira tepida genome includes a window with the following:
- a CDS encoding type II toxin-antitoxin system VapC family toxin, which translates to MIVVDTNLLVYLFVRGSRTDEAESVFQNDAVWAAPWLWRSEFRNSLAGLARRGEVTFHEALHLTQEAERWMEGREYIVRSAHVLQLAERSGCSAYDCEFVAVAEDLAVSLVTADRQVLRAFPSIAVSPDKFMV; encoded by the coding sequence GTGATTGTCGTCGACACGAATCTGTTGGTGTACCTATTCGTGCGAGGGAGCCGGACGGACGAGGCCGAATCGGTGTTCCAGAATGACGCCGTCTGGGCAGCTCCATGGCTCTGGAGATCCGAGTTTCGGAACAGCCTCGCCGGCCTTGCCCGTCGCGGCGAGGTCACGTTCCATGAGGCCCTCCACCTGACTCAGGAAGCCGAGCGCTGGATGGAAGGTCGAGAATACATCGTTCGCTCCGCCCATGTGCTTCAACTGGCCGAGCGATCGGGATGCTCCGCTTATGATTGCGAGTTTGTCGCCGTTGCAGAAGATCTGGCGGTTTCGCTTGTGACCGCCGATCGGCAAGTGCTGCGAGCGTTTCCTTCGATCGCCGTTTCACCCGACAAGTTCATGGTCTAA
- a CDS encoding DUF6883 domain-containing protein: MSKSKGHKYIVDGVVRTPNGQTALVRTVWIVDTGCDTPRSVTAYPREQEP, from the coding sequence GTGTCCAAGTCGAAGGGGCATAAGTATATTGTGGATGGCGTTGTACGGACACCCAATGGTCAAACCGCTCTCGTCCGGACCGTGTGGATTGTTGACACAGGTTGTGACACGCCGCGCTCAGTGACGGCGTATCCGAGAGAACAGGAGCCATAA
- a CDS encoding IS3 family transposase (programmed frameshift): MAPKRKTHSEEFNARVAVEAIKGVRTLSELSAVHGVHPTVIAHWKRQLLDGAPEVFRRGLAGTGRSEEVVTAPLYQEIGRLKMELEWLRKKLLSVPRETRRGWIHADPGAVSIVQQCVVAGLARSTYYYEPVPERAENLTLMRLIDELYLQRPFYGVPRMTDWLQRLGHVVNHKRVARLMRVMGLQAVLPGPHTSRRQPAHPTYPYLLRELAVERPNHVWCADITYVPMRRGFLYLVAVLDWYSRYVLAWALSNTLDALFCLEALENALGSGQPEIFNTDQGAQFTSDEFTGRLEGAGVRISMDGRGRALDNIFVERLWRSVKYEEIYLRDDADGAEAWAGLQRYFLFYNTERRHQSLGRRTPAEVHFG, encoded by the exons ATGGCCCCAAAACGGAAGACCCATTCGGAGGAGTTCAACGCGCGGGTGGCAGTGGAGGCGATCAAGGGGGTGCGGACCCTGAGTGAATTGAGTGCCGTCCATGGTGTGCACCCGACGGTGATTGCCCATTGGAAGCGACAGTTGCTAGACGGGGCGCCGGAGGTGTTCCGGCGAGGTCTGGCGGGCACGGGGCGTAGCGAGGAGGTGGTGACGGCCCCGCTGTACCAGGAGATCGGCCGCCTGAAGATGGAGCTGGAGTGGCTGCGAAAAAAGCTCT TGAGCGTGCCGCGGGAGACCCGCCGCGGATGGATCCACGCCGACCCGGGTGCCGTGTCGATCGTGCAGCAGTGTGTGGTGGCGGGCCTGGCGCGCTCGACCTACTACTACGAGCCAGTGCCCGAACGGGCCGAGAATCTGACGTTGATGCGGCTGATCGATGAACTGTACTTGCAACGGCCGTTTTACGGAGTGCCCCGGATGACCGATTGGCTGCAGCGATTGGGCCACGTGGTCAACCACAAGCGGGTGGCGCGGCTGATGCGGGTGATGGGGTTGCAAGCGGTGCTGCCGGGCCCGCACACGAGCCGCCGGCAGCCCGCGCATCCGACGTATCCCTATCTGCTGCGGGAGCTGGCGGTGGAGCGGCCGAACCACGTGTGGTGTGCGGACATCACGTATGTGCCGATGCGGCGCGGGTTCCTGTACCTGGTCGCGGTGCTGGACTGGTACAGCCGCTACGTGCTGGCGTGGGCGCTCTCCAACACGCTGGACGCGCTGTTCTGCCTGGAAGCGTTGGAGAACGCGTTGGGGAGCGGGCAGCCGGAGATCTTCAACACGGATCAAGGGGCGCAGTTTACAAGCGACGAGTTCACGGGGCGGCTGGAGGGCGCGGGCGTCCGCATCAGCATGGACGGGCGCGGCCGGGCCTTGGACAATATCTTTGTGGAACGGCTGTGGCGGAGCGTGAAGTACGAGGAGATCTACCTGCGGGACGACGCCGACGGAGCCGAGGCCTGGGCCGGGTTGCAGCGGTATTTTCTGTTCTACAACACCGAACGACGGCACCAGAGCTTGGGCCGACGGACCCCGGCCGAGGTGCATTTTGGCTGA
- a CDS encoding 5-oxoprolinase subunit PxpA — MTRIDLNSDMGERETPEGLAIDAALMPFITSVNIACGGHAGTPVLMRRTARLAVQQGVAIGAHPGLPDPEQFGRAERIVAPDDIETLVIRQLGMLAEVLDRDGLTFAHVKPHGALYNRAAKDPELARAIVRAVQIVDRTLLLYALAGSELVKAAQAAGLAVVNEAFTDRTYRADGSLVPRSERGAVLETEEAVRRQLRQLITGVVTSVEGSPVPIQADSLCLHSDTPQAVALARMVRQELDVAGILVAAVRAR, encoded by the coding sequence ATGACGCGGATTGATCTGAACAGCGACATGGGAGAGCGCGAGACGCCGGAAGGGCTCGCCATCGACGCCGCGCTCATGCCGTTCATCACCTCGGTGAATATCGCTTGCGGTGGTCACGCGGGCACGCCGGTCCTCATGCGCCGGACGGCGCGACTCGCAGTTCAGCAGGGAGTCGCAATCGGCGCCCATCCTGGGTTGCCCGATCCGGAGCAGTTCGGGCGAGCGGAACGGATCGTGGCCCCTGATGACATCGAGACCTTGGTGATCCGGCAACTCGGCATGCTGGCCGAGGTCCTCGATCGTGACGGGCTGACCTTCGCCCACGTGAAACCGCACGGCGCACTGTACAACCGGGCGGCCAAAGACCCGGAGCTTGCCCGTGCGATTGTGCGGGCGGTGCAAATTGTCGATCGCACGCTCCTGCTCTACGCCCTGGCCGGGTCGGAACTGGTCAAGGCGGCGCAGGCCGCGGGCCTGGCGGTCGTCAACGAGGCCTTTACCGATCGGACTTATCGCGCCGACGGCAGTCTGGTCCCACGTTCAGAAAGAGGGGCTGTGCTGGAGACCGAAGAAGCCGTGCGACGGCAACTGCGCCAACTGATCACGGGCGTGGTCACGAGCGTCGAGGGATCACCGGTGCCGATTCAGGCCGACAGCCTCTGCCTCCACAGCGATACGCCGCAGGCGGTCGCGCTGGCGCGGATGGTCCGGCAGGAGCTCGACGTTGCGGGGATTCTGGTCGCGGCGGTGCGGGCGAGATGA
- a CDS encoding DUF6496 domain-containing protein — protein sequence MARYSEGSRKSVKRAMHKRKQGTLRSGKSKKKVTRRKQAIAIGLSEARRKGHKVPRKKPRKK from the coding sequence ATGGCGAGATACAGTGAGGGCTCGCGCAAATCCGTGAAACGGGCCATGCACAAACGGAAACAAGGCACGCTGCGAAGCGGAAAAAGCAAAAAGAAGGTGACGCGCCGGAAGCAGGCCATTGCCATCGGCCTGTCCGAGGCGAGACGGAAAGGTCACAAGGTGCCAAGGAAAAAGCCAAGGAAAAAATAG
- a CDS encoding glutamate-5-semialdehyde dehydrogenase, whose translation MVEMPVRMYLSALLKKARESVTPMALLSGPVKEATLRTVAELITERTDDLLAANREDVLAVGKSLEGEKDKDRVKAAVNRVKLAEDDLKLMADRIQRVADLDDPAGQVVEQGERPNGMQVRRVRVPIGVLGIISELNPNTTMEILALCFKAGNVSVFRGAPEWAATHQALASLLREAGERHRIPAAAITLIDRPEKDVALELMRATRQQIDALIVRGGAGLRKAVADTSRLPILCHDGAVNHMYVDGEVDIPMAQNLIVNAKAQQPSESSSVDTVLVQQNIARQFLPALIRRLLDEFNVDVLGCPKTVAMIGAQPLPRYRNLVPASDEDWGKQFLAPTLAVKMVKDLDEALAHIAQYGTGHTAVIATRDYAHAMRFVREVDAAAVLVNASSRLHGGEEFGLGGEVGLSSSRLHARGPIGLEALTILKYVVLGTGQLRHPHPVPTAYEDAIMLKRF comes from the coding sequence ATGGTTGAAATGCCTGTCAGGATGTATCTCTCGGCGCTCCTCAAGAAGGCGCGCGAATCCGTCACCCCCATGGCCCTGCTCTCGGGACCGGTGAAGGAGGCCACCCTTCGGACTGTGGCCGAGCTGATTACCGAGCGGACGGACGACCTCTTGGCTGCCAACCGGGAGGATGTCCTGGCGGTGGGGAAAAGCCTCGAAGGCGAGAAGGATAAGGACCGGGTCAAGGCGGCGGTCAATCGCGTGAAGCTGGCGGAGGATGACCTCAAATTGATGGCCGACCGTATCCAGCGCGTAGCGGATCTCGACGATCCGGCGGGGCAGGTGGTCGAACAGGGAGAGCGGCCGAACGGCATGCAGGTCCGGCGAGTCCGGGTTCCCATCGGCGTGCTCGGGATCATCTCGGAGCTGAACCCCAATACCACGATGGAGATCCTGGCGCTTTGCTTCAAGGCCGGCAACGTGTCGGTGTTTCGCGGCGCGCCCGAATGGGCGGCCACCCATCAGGCGCTGGCGTCCCTGCTGCGGGAAGCGGGAGAGCGGCACCGGATTCCGGCGGCGGCCATCACCCTGATCGACCGGCCCGAAAAGGACGTGGCGTTGGAACTGATGCGCGCGACACGCCAACAGATCGACGCGTTGATCGTCCGCGGCGGAGCAGGGCTCCGTAAGGCCGTGGCCGACACGTCCCGGCTCCCGATCCTCTGCCATGACGGGGCGGTCAATCACATGTACGTCGACGGCGAAGTCGATATCCCCATGGCGCAAAACCTCATCGTCAATGCCAAGGCGCAACAGCCCTCGGAGTCCAGTTCCGTGGACACGGTCCTGGTCCAACAGAACATCGCACGCCAATTCCTGCCGGCCCTGATCCGCCGCTTGCTCGATGAATTCAACGTGGATGTCCTCGGCTGCCCCAAGACGGTCGCCATGATCGGGGCGCAACCGTTGCCGCGGTATCGGAACCTGGTCCCGGCTTCAGACGAAGATTGGGGCAAGCAATTTCTCGCGCCGACCTTGGCGGTCAAGATGGTCAAGGATCTGGACGAAGCCTTGGCGCATATCGCGCAATATGGGACCGGCCATACCGCTGTGATCGCTACGCGCGACTATGCCCATGCCATGCGGTTTGTGCGCGAGGTGGATGCGGCGGCCGTGCTGGTCAATGCCTCGTCGCGGTTGCACGGCGGCGAGGAGTTCGGGTTGGGCGGGGAGGTGGGACTCAGCTCGTCCCGATTGCATGCCCGGGGGCCGATCGGTCTTGAGGCCTTGACCATCCTCAAATACGTCGTGCTCGGCACCGGCCAGTTGCGACACCCGCATCCGGTCCCGACGGCGTATGAAGATGCCATTATGCTCAAGCGGTTTTAG
- a CDS encoding biotin-dependent carboxyltransferase family protein encodes MMADKPARITVVKPGWFTTVQDGGRYGYQQYGMPVSGPMDRRSHVIANRLAGNRDQEAALEITLKGPELLFETASVVAVAGADLSPAINGVALPLWTSVPVKAGSRLVFGTRRSGARGYLAVAGGVDVPVVLGSRSTHVSSGTGGLKGRALAAGDCLIGGTAGPHQQAMIGRSLPERLRPSYSAAATLRILPGPQLSSFAPQAFDVLAANPYRLSSRSNRMGYRLEGPRLTQARAEARISDGTALGALQVPPDGQPILLMADRQTIGGYPIIAVVISADLHLAGQLLPGDTVSFTPTTLPEAQAILKAQWKDLNETMPPAAEVRP; translated from the coding sequence ATGATGGCGGACAAACCGGCTCGGATCACGGTGGTCAAGCCCGGATGGTTCACCACGGTGCAAGATGGGGGACGGTACGGGTACCAGCAATACGGCATGCCAGTCAGCGGCCCGATGGACCGACGGTCCCATGTCATTGCGAATCGGCTCGCCGGCAATCGCGATCAGGAGGCCGCGCTTGAAATCACGCTCAAGGGACCGGAACTGTTGTTTGAGACGGCCTCGGTCGTGGCAGTCGCCGGCGCCGATCTCAGTCCCGCGATCAACGGTGTCGCCCTGCCGCTCTGGACCAGCGTGCCGGTGAAGGCCGGCAGCAGACTCGTGTTCGGAACCAGACGATCCGGCGCACGCGGCTACCTTGCCGTCGCCGGAGGGGTTGATGTCCCGGTTGTGCTGGGGAGCCGGTCCACCCATGTCTCCAGCGGAACCGGCGGGCTGAAGGGCCGTGCGTTGGCCGCAGGTGACTGTCTCATCGGTGGAACAGCCGGACCGCATCAGCAGGCGATGATCGGTCGCTCCCTGCCGGAGCGACTGCGTCCGAGTTACTCGGCCGCCGCCACGCTTCGAATCCTGCCCGGGCCACAGCTCTCGTCCTTTGCGCCACAGGCGTTTGACGTGCTGGCCGCCAACCCCTACCGGCTCTCCAGCCGATCGAATCGCATGGGGTATCGCTTGGAAGGACCAAGGCTGACGCAGGCACGGGCGGAAGCGCGGATTTCCGACGGGACGGCGTTGGGGGCGCTCCAGGTCCCGCCCGATGGTCAGCCGATTCTCCTGATGGCCGACCGCCAGACGATCGGCGGCTATCCGATCATCGCGGTCGTGATCTCGGCGGATCTGCACCTGGCCGGGCAATTGCTGCCGGGCGACACCGTCTCGTTCACGCCGACGACCCTCCCCGAGGCCCAGGCCATCCTGAAGGCGCAATGGAAGGACCTCAACGAGACGATGCCTCCAGCCGCAGAGGTTAGACCATGA
- a CDS encoding DUF4926 domain-containing protein: protein MIREHDRVVLVIDASSEGLVAGDVGTVVHIYRDGEAYEVEFTTLEGKTAAVITVEAAQVRPVGRREITHAGELASR, encoded by the coding sequence ATGATCAGAGAACACGATAGAGTTGTCCTGGTCATAGACGCTTCGTCTGAAGGCCTCGTGGCGGGTGATGTCGGGACGGTGGTTCACATCTATCGTGACGGTGAGGCTTACGAGGTCGAGTTCACCACCCTGGAAGGCAAGACCGCCGCGGTGATCACGGTGGAGGCCGCCCAGGTTCGTCCTGTGGGCAGACGGGAGATCACTCACGCTGGTGAGCTGGCTTCGCGGTAA
- a CDS encoding DUF433 domain-containing protein → MTTPNHEDVLLKRITVNPRIFGGKPIIRGRRLAVEHVLAMLAAGDSHETILQGYPWMEPEDIQACLAYAHRLVGHERIEPLPLESAS, encoded by the coding sequence ATGACGACCCCGAATCACGAAGACGTTCTCCTCAAGCGCATCACGGTCAACCCGCGTATCTTTGGAGGAAAGCCGATCATTCGAGGTCGCCGGCTCGCCGTGGAGCATGTCCTTGCCATGCTCGCCGCAGGTGACTCGCACGAGACGATCCTCCAAGGCTATCCGTGGATGGAACCAGAGGACATCCAGGCCTGCCTCGCCTATGCGCATCGACTCGTCGGTCACGAACGGATTGAGCCACTGCCGCTTGAATCCGCCTCGTGA
- the pxpB gene encoding 5-oxoprolinase subunit PxpB → MLEDERLYDGGQTGYGIDPVHGQSQVPMSNRQTSAGEESPTAQSFRLLPLGDAALTVEFGNEIDPALNERVIAFADALRAQGWPGIGDIVPTYRSMTIHVDPLRLDLATLSDRLLRFARTAPTSRTTSCTRHRIPVLYGGSWGPDLEELADFANLSVAEVISLHTSVEYRVYMLGFSPGFPYLGIVPEPLAMPRLATPRASVPAGSVGIAGSQTGIYPSATPGGWRLIGRTPVTVYRPADAKPFLLSPGDLVRFDPIKPEEFDRLHRKHQHDAD, encoded by the coding sequence GTGCTCGAAGACGAGCGGCTTTACGACGGAGGGCAAACCGGGTACGGTATCGATCCCGTTCACGGTCAATCCCAGGTCCCTATGTCCAATCGGCAGACATCCGCCGGAGAGGAATCGCCAACGGCTCAGTCCTTTCGACTGTTGCCCCTCGGCGATGCGGCGCTCACGGTGGAATTCGGCAACGAGATCGATCCGGCCTTGAACGAACGGGTTATCGCCTTCGCCGACGCCCTGCGCGCACAGGGCTGGCCCGGCATAGGTGACATCGTCCCCACCTATCGCTCCATGACGATCCATGTGGATCCGCTCCGCCTGGACCTGGCGACCTTGTCGGATCGACTCCTCCGGTTCGCTCGCACCGCCCCTACCAGCCGTACTACTTCCTGCACAAGACATAGGATTCCGGTGCTGTACGGGGGCAGTTGGGGTCCGGATTTGGAAGAGCTGGCCGATTTTGCCAACCTCTCCGTGGCCGAGGTCATCAGCTTGCACACATCCGTCGAGTATCGGGTGTATATGCTGGGCTTTAGCCCCGGCTTTCCCTATCTCGGAATCGTGCCGGAACCATTGGCCATGCCTCGCCTGGCTACACCGCGCGCGTCGGTCCCGGCCGGGTCGGTCGGGATTGCCGGCAGCCAAACCGGCATCTATCCGAGCGCGACGCCGGGAGGCTGGCGGCTGATCGGGCGCACGCCTGTCACGGTTTATCGTCCGGCCGATGCCAAGCCGTTTCTCTTGAGCCCCGGTGATCTGGTCCGGTTCGACCCGATCAAGCCCGAGGAGTTCGATCGCCTCCATCGCAAGCATCAGCATGACGCGGATTGA
- a CDS encoding SIMPL domain-containing protein — protein MRTMSWIALLIAYLIAPTTALAGEGVKPEPPALTVAANGTVTVAPDTAFVTLGMETAGKSLAETQSQNSAVMQKVMERLRGLKIEKERIQTSSFTVSPHYKPPPKRPSDAPPVLPEIIGYTVSNTLTVEVRDLDKVATVIEEALSAGANHFHGLHWGLRDEQQARLNALKLAAAKAREKAVTLGESLNVKLVRLVNVTEGGHVVHPAPHMARATMAMEATGGEVPISSGEIKVEATVTLVYEITPN, from the coding sequence ATGCGGACCATGTCATGGATCGCGCTCTTGATCGCGTATCTGATTGCACCGACGACGGCCTTGGCCGGGGAGGGGGTCAAGCCGGAGCCGCCGGCCCTGACCGTGGCCGCCAACGGCACCGTGACCGTCGCGCCCGACACGGCGTTCGTGACGCTTGGCATGGAGACGGCCGGCAAGTCGCTGGCGGAAACGCAGAGTCAGAATTCGGCCGTCATGCAGAAGGTGATGGAGCGATTGCGGGGGCTGAAGATCGAGAAGGAGCGCATTCAAACTTCGTCATTTACCGTGTCACCCCACTATAAGCCACCGCCCAAACGGCCTTCGGATGCGCCGCCGGTCTTGCCGGAGATCATCGGCTACACGGTGAGCAATACCCTCACCGTGGAGGTCCGGGATCTGGACAAGGTGGCCACGGTGATTGAGGAGGCCTTGTCGGCCGGCGCCAACCACTTTCACGGGTTGCATTGGGGATTGCGGGACGAGCAACAGGCCCGGCTGAACGCCCTGAAACTCGCCGCAGCCAAGGCGCGGGAAAAGGCGGTCACGCTGGGCGAATCGCTCAACGTCAAGCTCGTGCGGCTTGTGAACGTGACCGAAGGGGGCCATGTCGTCCATCCCGCGCCCCATATGGCCCGCGCGACCATGGCGATGGAGGCCACGGGCGGCGAGGTGCCGATCTCTTCCGGGGAGATCAAGGTCGAGGCCACCGTGACCCTGGTCTACGAGATCACGCCCAACTGA
- a CDS encoding thioredoxin family protein → MAVASVMLPLGTIAPPFALRDVVSGRVISLDSFHGKQALLVMFLCRHCPYVQHVQGELGRLGRDYAETGLGIVGISSNDPASYPDDAPEQLSELAQRLGWPFPFCFDESQEVAKAYRAACTPDFYLFDAQRRLVYRGQLDDSRPGNNKPVTGRDLRAAIDAVLAGRPVDAKQQPSIGCSIKWKPGNAPG, encoded by the coding sequence ATGGCAGTGGCATCGGTTATGCTCCCGCTCGGGACCATCGCTCCTCCGTTCGCTCTCCGCGATGTCGTAAGCGGCCGGGTCATCTCGCTCGATTCGTTCCACGGAAAACAGGCCTTGCTGGTCATGTTTCTGTGCCGGCATTGCCCCTATGTACAGCATGTCCAGGGAGAACTTGGCAGGCTTGGACGGGACTATGCGGAGACCGGACTGGGCATCGTTGGCATCAGCAGCAACGATCCGGCCTCGTACCCGGACGACGCCCCGGAGCAGCTTAGCGAATTGGCGCAACGACTCGGGTGGCCGTTTCCCTTCTGCTTCGACGAGAGCCAGGAGGTCGCCAAGGCCTATAGGGCTGCCTGTACGCCGGATTTCTACCTGTTCGACGCCCAGCGGCGCCTGGTCTACCGAGGGCAGCTTGACGACAGCCGTCCCGGCAACAACAAGCCGGTCACGGGCCGCGATCTGCGCGCGGCGATCGATGCGGTGCTCGCGGGCCGGCCGGTCGATGCCAAGCAACAACCCAGCATCGGGTGCAGCATCAAGTGGAAGCCGGGCAACGCTCCCGGTTAG
- a CDS encoding FitA-like ribbon-helix-helix domain-containing protein has product MATVTIKNIPEPIYRALKLQAARHHRSLNQEVIALLESGSRSMPKDPDAFLAHARQMRITPRNGRLTDAKLNRLKRQGRL; this is encoded by the coding sequence ATGGCCACCGTCACGATCAAAAACATTCCCGAGCCGATCTATCGCGCCCTCAAGCTCCAGGCGGCCCGCCATCATCGAAGTCTCAATCAGGAGGTCATTGCCCTATTGGAATCCGGCAGCCGGAGCATGCCGAAGGATCCCGACGCCTTCTTGGCGCACGCCAGACAAATGCGCATCACTCCGCGAAACGGCCGGTTGACCGATGCCAAGCTAAATCGCCTGAAGCGGCAGGGACGATTGTGA
- a CDS encoding DUF2852 domain-containing protein, which yields MANPVFWETRHVASAANPFMNPQEMGFHIAIVVLLAGIFFIDVQMGLGFTPWLLYMVPIGVTYWTTYLYAPLVVAGLSTLLVLLGYIVSPPLMPESVALTNRAFGTITFWALGLLIVAYKVLAARLSLLTDRLTVELKERTEDLGRVVRALKAEQEHQNRPEGNRPNTGDEFKREMTNVLAAESRRLQEKVEDLQQGEPPVENGEESLEKTRSELERLGKQLEQLQRDLLRP from the coding sequence GTGGCAAACCCGGTGTTCTGGGAGACCCGGCATGTCGCCTCGGCTGCAAATCCGTTCATGAATCCCCAAGAGATGGGCTTCCATATTGCGATCGTGGTCCTGCTCGCCGGGATCTTCTTTATTGATGTCCAGATGGGGTTGGGATTCACGCCCTGGCTCCTCTATATGGTTCCCATCGGCGTCACCTATTGGACGACCTACCTCTACGCTCCGTTGGTCGTGGCCGGCCTGTCCACCCTGTTGGTCCTCCTCGGCTATATTGTATCCCCGCCATTGATGCCGGAGTCTGTCGCGCTGACGAACCGGGCATTCGGCACGATCACGTTCTGGGCGTTGGGCCTCTTGATCGTCGCCTATAAGGTGCTGGCCGCCCGCCTGTCCTTGCTCACCGACCGGTTGACCGTCGAGCTCAAGGAACGGACCGAAGATCTGGGCCGGGTGGTGCGCGCTCTGAAGGCCGAGCAGGAACATCAGAATCGGCCGGAGGGCAACCGACCAAACACCGGCGACGAGTTCAAGCGCGAGATGACGAACGTGTTGGCGGCCGAGAGCCGGCGCCTCCAAGAAAAGGTCGAGGATCTCCAGCAGGGAGAACCGCCTGTGGAAAACGGAGAGGAGAGCCTCGAAAAGACCCGGAGCGAACTGGAACGGCTCGGCAAGCAGTTGGAACAACTGCAACGCGACCTCCTCCGTCCGTGA
- a CDS encoding DUF4258 domain-containing protein, producing MNIRFYVDPETDLPHIYGHQVDEQEVEDVLRRPGEDRPGREGSRVAIGQTRAGRYLRVIYVPDPEPDSVFVITAYQLSGKPLLAYRRRRRKKA from the coding sequence ATGAATATCAGGTTCTATGTTGATCCTGAAACGGACTTGCCACACATTTATGGTCACCAGGTTGACGAACAGGAGGTCGAAGATGTATTGAGACGACCGGGGGAGGATCGGCCTGGGCGAGAGGGATCTCGCGTGGCGATTGGACAGACCAGGGCAGGCCGGTATCTCCGAGTTATTTACGTCCCCGATCCAGAACCCGATTCGGTGTTTGTCATTACGGCCTATCAGTTGAGCGGCAAACCCTTACTGGCATACCGACGCCGCCGAAGGAAAAAAGCATGA
- a CDS encoding DUF5615 family PIN-like protein, with amino-acid sequence MKLLLDTCVWGGAVYPLKAAGHDVVWAGDWPTDPGDDEILALAHWEGRILITLDKDFGELAVVRGQAHAGIIRLVILSAAQQAPTCLLALNRYATELQSDAIVTVEPGRVRIRPAASNPESS; translated from the coding sequence GTGAAACTTCTGCTCGATACCTGTGTCTGGGGTGGTGCCGTTTATCCGCTGAAAGCCGCGGGGCACGATGTTGTCTGGGCGGGAGACTGGCCTACTGATCCCGGCGATGACGAGATTTTGGCCCTGGCACATTGGGAGGGTCGAATCCTCATTACCCTCGACAAGGACTTTGGCGAACTGGCCGTCGTGCGCGGGCAGGCTCATGCCGGGATTATCCGGCTGGTAATCTTGTCCGCTGCACAGCAGGCGCCTACTTGTCTACTAGCCCTGAATCGCTACGCCACAGAACTCCAATCTGATGCGATCGTGACCGTTGAGCCAGGACGAGTCCGTATTCGTCCTGCGGCTTCAAATCCTGAGTCGTCATGA